AATATTCAATAATAGGCAACTGTTTTCTGATGTTTGCCAAATATTGGGCAAGGGCTCAAAGGTGTTTTTCACTTTTGAGCCCTTGTATGTTGCAGCAATAGGGTAACAGTCCACAGTGTTTAGTCGATAGTCAATAGTTGCCATTACGTAAACACAAGTAAGTGCAATGTGTTGATTTGAATAGTTTGAGTCAGGCCAAACCAAAAAATGTGGGAGTATTGTTAAAAAAATAAACCAGAAAAAACTACATTGAATAACAACCAACTAAAAATAAAGTAAATGGAAGAAATACCACGCATTATAGGAGCTTATGGTAATATAGATGCCGATACATTGATGATTTGTACGGCTGGCATTCACGGGAACGAACCTTTGGGGATAGAAGCTTTACGCAAGGTGTTTCATATACTAGAGCGCGACCAGCCCAATTTTAAGGGGCGTTTTGTGGGCATTGCCGGAAACAAGCGGGCGCTTGCGGCAAATCAGCGGTACCTAAGCGAAGACCTGAACCGTATCTGGACGCCTGATAAGCTGGAAAATGCAACAAACAATCGTTGTCAAACCCCCGATTGTGAAGAACTCAAGGAAATATGTCAGGTGTTTGACCAAATAGATTTTACGCAGTATCACCAAAAAATTTACCTTGATTTGCATACTACATCGGGCGAAAACGGGACTTTTATTGTGACTACCCAACTGGCTCAATCACATTACCTGACCCAACGCCTGGAGGCACCTGTGATTATAGGGCTGGAAGAGAAGCTTAAGGGCACCTCTTTGCGTTATATGCACGACCAGGGCTTTACTTCTTTTGCCTTTGAAGGAGGGCAACACCAAAACCAACAATCAATAGATAACCTGGTGTGGTCTATTTGGTATACCTTTTTGGGGGCGGGTTGCATTGCCGAAGATATCATTCCTGAGGAGGTAGCGCAATATACCCACCTGCAAGAGTTTACCGAAAATCTACCCAACCTGATGGAGCTGGAGTATTTACATTCTATCAAGCCCGAAGATCAATTTAAAATGTTGCCGGGGTTCAAAAACTTTTCTAAGGTAACCAAAGGGCAGCTGCTCGCCCACGACTGCCAGGGGGAGGTAAAATCGCCGGATGACGGTTACTTGCTAATGCCGCTTTATCAGCCAGTGGGCAGCGATGGCTTTTTTTTGGTAAAGGGTGCCCAGGCTGTAGTTGGTAACTGAGTGTAGGTGAATATAACTTAGACTAATTTTGCCAATACGCGTATTTTTAAGCGTAATACCGACTTTATGAAGTGTCACTGAGGTGTTTGACAAAACTCCTGGTGACATTTTTTTTTCGTCAGTGTCATATAAAAACTCTTAGCGAACGATCAACAACTCTTGTCTTCTTTTGCCCGTATGTTGTATTATTTTTATGATAATAAATTTGTAAATAAAATGAGTACATACACAGGTAATAGTACTTTATTTGGTAAATGCCCATAAAACTGAAAATAGTTATTTGCGGCATATATTGAGCACGTTATTTATTAAGCTAATATTAAGAATAAAAGATGAAAAAAATACCAGTTTTATTGATTGCCTTATTTGTATGCATAGGCATTACTTCGTGTAAAAAAGATGCTGATGATGCTACCCCTACTACTACCAATACAGGTGGGTCTGACACAACAAGTACTGGGACAGAACTACCTGAGGCATTTAAGTTATTTATAAATGACACAGAAGCCAAAGTAGATGGTGACTTTGTAGTGATTACTGCCAAGGGAGTGCCCGACCACAAGAGTCCTTATTGGGCTAGAAACAACGCTTTGTACGAGGCATACAATGGCTCTAATGTAAACTTTAAGCAAAACCCTAATGTAATTGCCGAACAAAACTTTACGTTTAGAATTCCATTGAACCCAGCCGAAGCAACTAACAAGGCTGCAACCCCTTTTGGAGCCATAGGAGTAACAGTGAACGGAGTAGCTATATTTAACCAATATGCGGCTCCTGGCGATGACTTATCGGCGGAGATTAATACATTTGATCAACACAATGGACATCCTACGAGTACTGGTATGTACCATTACCATATAGAACCTACCTATTTGACTACCAACAACAAAGAAGGCTTAGTAGGCTTTTTGTTGGATGGTTTTCCGGTGTATGGACCACAAGAAAATGGGAAAACTATAGTAAACAGTGATCTGGATATCTACCATGGGCATACAGCGGCTACCAAAGAGTACCCCAATGGCATATACCATTACCACATTACCGACAACGACCCTTACATCAATGGTCAAGGCTTTTTTGGTACTGCGGGAACCGTTACTCAATAAAACAAAGGCAACCCATGTCAAAAGTATATATAGCGTGTATCATAGTAATGATAGGGAGTTGCCAAGTGCGCAACTCCGTTACTATTCCTGACGTAAGTGTTGCTGCTACCCATAAGGCATTGAAGCGACAAGGAGGCAAGTGGTTTTATCAAAACAAGCCTTTTTCGGGAACTTTGGTAGAGCACTACACTACGGGCAAGGTAAAAAGCAAAAGTACTTATTACCAGGGCGAAAAACATGGGGTTTATAAAGGATGGTATGCAGGAGGGCAACGTTGGTTTGAACGAACATACATACAAGGTCGAAAACACGGCAAACAGCAAATATGGTGGCAAAACGGACAGCTTAAACTGACCGCCAATATCTACAATGATATGTATGAAGGAAGCGTAAAGCAGTGGTATTTTAATGGCAGGCTTTACCGCGATTTTAACTATAAAAAAGGAAAAGAGGAAGGACACCAGCGGATGTGGAAAACAGATGGACGCATCAGGGCAAATTATGTAGTGAAAGACGGTCGCCAGTATGGGCTTACCGGAGTAAAAAATTGTAAATCGGTCGCCAGTAAATAGCTTAAGTAATGGTTGAAAAATAAGGTATCCATTTCCAAAGGCTAAAAATAACGAAGTATCAGTAGTAAAGGTCATTTCCTAAATCGAAAGATTATTTTTTGTCCATTACTAAATACAATACTCCGCAGTGATTTTAGTCAAAGTTGGTGATCAGTTATTGATGAATTTAAAAACTATTTAATTGCGTGTGTAGGCATCGCCCCAACGCCCTTTTAAATAAAAATAAAGTGAGTTACTGGTTTACAGTATTTAACAAGGTGAACATTTACTCGAATCAGCTATGGACTATCGACTAAATACTATGGACTATTGAAACAGATGAAACAAAAATATGCACACTATTAAAACATTCTTTGGGCTTACTTTGATAGTAGCCTGGTTGGTTTGCCTACACGGGTGCCAACCCCAGCAAAGTAAAAATACAGATGAAAAACCATTGCCTTTTTACAACAAGAGCGATTTTACGCCTGAGTGGATTAAAAAGGAAGAGCCAAAATACCAGAAAATTCACACCATCGCCCCCTTTCGTTTTACCAATCAGGACAGTGAATCGGTAACCAACGAAACCCTCAAGGGCAAAATTTATGTAGCCAACTTCTTTTTTACTACTTGTGGCAGCGTATGCCCTCGAATGACTGAAAACCTGCGCATGATACAAGAGGCGTTTGATGCCAGCGATGATGTAAGGCTGGTGTCGCATACGGTAATGCCTTGGGTAGATTCTTTGCCACGTTTACGCAGGTTTGTAAAGCGTAAAAAAATAGATACTAAGATGTGGCACCTGGTAACAGGTAAAAAAGAGGAGATTTATACGCTGGCGCGCCAATCTTACTTTGCCGAAGAAAAGCCAGGGTTTGCCAAAGACGCAGACGAGTTTTTGCACACCGAGCACGTGATATTGGTAGATAAAAAAGGGAGAATAAGGGGGGTATACAACGGAATGGTACAATTAGAAGTAAAACGTTTGGTACAGGATATTAAAACTTTGCGGAATGTAGGGTAGCTTTTGCCCCGAAAGATTTTTTTAACACGTTTTTCTGTCGTTTGGTTATTTCAGTAGCTAAACTATGATGATGTGGAGGTTGCCTTTATTGGGGCAACCTTTTTTGTTGAATACTTCTGGTGAAGCCGAGGCAGGGCAAACACTTTGCTGTATGTAATTAGTTTATTATAAGCAGCTTAAGTATACTTGTAGCCTATAGCCTCAACAAGGTTCTAGGGACTAGGTATACCCTGTTCCCTAAGTAACTACACTTTTTCTATCATGTTGATTTTTAGCAACTTACAAAAAGCGTAGTCAATAGCCTCGACAGGGGGCAAGTCCTTAGATACTGATGCATATCAGTGCTTCAAACGACAAGTCGCAAGTCCTTAGTAACTCCGTTGAGCTCACGATATGCACAGGTATTCAAGACTTGCTGCTGCTTACACCACAACAAAACACCTGTAACTGTGTGCTTAGTATCAAATATTTTTTAAATTTGGATAGCATCGGTTTGAGAGGATGTTTAAAAGTGATAACCTTGGCTTAAGAACAGGGTTTGTCG
This portion of the Microscilla marina ATCC 23134 genome encodes:
- a CDS encoding M14 family metallopeptidase → MEEIPRIIGAYGNIDADTLMICTAGIHGNEPLGIEALRKVFHILERDQPNFKGRFVGIAGNKRALAANQRYLSEDLNRIWTPDKLENATNNRCQTPDCEELKEICQVFDQIDFTQYHQKIYLDLHTTSGENGTFIVTTQLAQSHYLTQRLEAPVIIGLEEKLKGTSLRYMHDQGFTSFAFEGGQHQNQQSIDNLVWSIWYTFLGAGCIAEDIIPEEVAQYTHLQEFTENLPNLMELEYLHSIKPEDQFKMLPGFKNFSKVTKGQLLAHDCQGEVKSPDDGYLLMPLYQPVGSDGFFLVKGAQAVVGN
- a CDS encoding YHYH protein is translated as MKKIPVLLIALFVCIGITSCKKDADDATPTTTNTGGSDTTSTGTELPEAFKLFINDTEAKVDGDFVVITAKGVPDHKSPYWARNNALYEAYNGSNVNFKQNPNVIAEQNFTFRIPLNPAEATNKAATPFGAIGVTVNGVAIFNQYAAPGDDLSAEINTFDQHNGHPTSTGMYHYHIEPTYLTTNNKEGLVGFLLDGFPVYGPQENGKTIVNSDLDIYHGHTAATKEYPNGIYHYHITDNDPYINGQGFFGTAGTVTQ
- a CDS encoding toxin-antitoxin system YwqK family antitoxin yields the protein MSKVYIACIIVMIGSCQVRNSVTIPDVSVAATHKALKRQGGKWFYQNKPFSGTLVEHYTTGKVKSKSTYYQGEKHGVYKGWYAGGQRWFERTYIQGRKHGKQQIWWQNGQLKLTANIYNDMYEGSVKQWYFNGRLYRDFNYKKGKEEGHQRMWKTDGRIRANYVVKDGRQYGLTGVKNCKSVASK
- a CDS encoding SCO family protein produces the protein MHTIKTFFGLTLIVAWLVCLHGCQPQQSKNTDEKPLPFYNKSDFTPEWIKKEEPKYQKIHTIAPFRFTNQDSESVTNETLKGKIYVANFFFTTCGSVCPRMTENLRMIQEAFDASDDVRLVSHTVMPWVDSLPRLRRFVKRKKIDTKMWHLVTGKKEEIYTLARQSYFAEEKPGFAKDADEFLHTEHVILVDKKGRIRGVYNGMVQLEVKRLVQDIKTLRNVG